The DNA sequence GAACCTGGGCATGTTGCTGGTGTTCTGTGGCCTGATGGGCTTTGGTGGTTCCTTCATCTCGCTGTTCATGTCCAAGACCATCGCCAAGTGGTCCACCGGCGCGCGGGTGATCGAGCAACCGCAGAATTCCACCGAACTGTGGCTGCTGCAGACCGTGCAGACCCTGGCCGCACGCGCCCAGTTGCCCATGCCGGAAGTGGCGGTCTATGACGGCGAGCCCAACGCCTTTGCTACCGGCGCCAGCAAGAACAATTCGCTGGTGGCGGTGTCCACCGGTCTGTTGCAGAGCATGACCAAGGACGAAGTGGAGGCCGTGCTGGCCCACGAAGTGGCCCACATCGCCAATGGCGACATGGTCACGCTGACCCTGATCCAGGGTGTGGTCAATACCTTCGTGATGTTCTTTGCGCGCATCGTCGGCTACTTCGTGGATTCCTTCCTGCGTCGTAACAACGAAGAGAATTCCGGCCCCGGCATCGCCTACATGGCGACCGTGTTCGTCTGCGAAATCGTCTTCGGCATCCTGGCTAGCATCATCGTCATGTACTTCTCGCGCCAGCGTGAATATCGCGCCGATGCCGGCGCGGCCTCGCTGATGGGTTCCAGGACGCCCATGATCAATGCCCTGCGTCGCCTGGGTGGCCTGCAAGCGGATGGCTTGCCGCAGAATCTGCAAGCTTCCGGTATCTCCGGGCGCCAGTCCTGGCTGGGCCTGTTCTCCAGCCATCCGCCGCTGGAGTCGCGCATCGCCGCGTTGCAGTCGGCGCGTTGATGCGCTGACCTGATGATCCGTCCGCAGGCGGTGTCACGCCAAGCACCGCCTGCGGAGGTCGTTGCTGTCGTTCCGGCTGACCAAGTGCGGCCCCGTGTTAGTCTGTGCGGGCCGCATCGAGGTCGTTTCCAGTCATCTCCACTCAATTCATCCACTCCAGAAAGGACGCCTGACTGATGCCTCATCACACCCCCTTGATCGCCACCATTGTCGCCGGCCTGGTACTGGCCTTCATCTTCGGTACCCTGGCCCATCGTCTCAAAATGCCGCCCTTGATCGGCTACCTGGTCGCTGGCATTGCCATCGGTCCCTTTACACCCGGCTTCGTGGGCGATGCCGACCTGGCCCAGGAACTGGCCGAGATCGGGGTGATCCTGCTGATGTTCGGCGTCGGTCTGCACTTTTCGCTCAAGGACTTGCTATCGGTCAAGAACATCGCCATTCCCGGCGCAGTCGCCCAGATCGCCATTGCCACCTTGCTCGGCATGGGCCTGGGCTGGATGCTGGGCTGGCCGTTCGGCGAGGGCTTCCTGTTCGGCCTGGCGCTGTCCGTGGCCAGCACCGTGGTGTTGCTCAAGGCACTGCAGGAGCGTCGCCTGGTGGAAACCCAGCGCGGCCGCATCGCCGTGGGCTGGCTCATCGTCGAGGACATCGCCATGGTGCTGGCGCTGGTGTTGATCCCGGCGCTCTCGGGCATCCTCGGCGGCAAGGGCGAAGCCTTGAGCGGCAGTGCCGTGCTGCTGACCCTGGGCCTGACGCTGGGCAAGGTGGTGGCCTTCGTGGCCGTGATGTTGATCGTCGGGCGCCGCGTCATTCCCTGGATCCTGGAGCGCATTGCCGATACCGGCTCGCGCGAACTGTTCCGCCTGGCGGTGCTGGCCATCGCGCTGGGCTTTGCACTGGGCTCGGCCTATGTGTTCGGGGTCTCGTTCGCGCTGGGCGCCTTCTTTGCCGGCATGATCCTCTCCGAATCCGAGTTGAGCCACCGCGCCGCCGAGGAATCGCTGCCCCTGCGCGACGCGTTCTCGGTGCTGTTCTTCGTCTCGGTGGGGATGCTGTTCGATCCTTCCATCGTCTTGCGTGAACCGTTGCTGGTGCTGGCGACCGTCTTGATCATCGTGGTCGGCAAGTCGCTGGCAGCGTGGTTGATCGTGCGCGCATTTGGTCACCCCAATAGCACTGCGCTGACGATTTCGGCCAGCCTGGCCCAGATCGGGGAATTTTCCTTCATCCTGGCTACACTCGGCCTGTCGCTGGACCTGCTCTCGCCGATGGCGCGCGACCTGATCCTGGGCGGGGCGATCCTGTCCATCCTCCTCAATCCGCTGCTGTTCTCGCTGTTGGACCGTTATGAAGCACGCCAGCCCAAGCCGGCCGATGTGAGCGACGTGCCGCCCACGGTCGCGCTGCAGGATCACGTGGTGCTGGTCGGCTATGGCCGTGTCGGGCGCGGCATCGGCGAACAGTTGCGCGCTCAGGGCAAGCCCTTCGTGGTGATCGAGGCGCAACGCGAGAACCTGGATGCCTTGCGCCAGGATGGGGTGCCGGCGCTCTATGGCAATGCCGCCCAGAGCGAATTGCTGAAGGCGGCAGCGGTGGAGCGGGCGCGCTGGCTGCTGGTGGCGATCCCTGAAGTGTTCGAGGCCGGGCAGGTGATCGAAAATGCCCTGGAACTCAATGCCGGCCTGAAGGTGGTGGCCCGCGCCCATTCCGATGCCGAGATCGAGCACTTGGAAAAGCATGGCGCCCAGCGCGTCATCATGGGCGAGCGCGAGATTGCCCGCGGCATGTTGGAGATGGTGGAGCAGGCCAACTGAGCTGGCGGCCTGCAGCATTTTTCTTGCCGTGCTACAGTCGCGGCTGCTGTCGCAGCGGAGCAGGGCTTCGCTGCGCGGCAACAAGTTCTCGGGGCGGGGTGTAACTCCCCACCGGCGGTAATCAAACGGCGTCGCCCGACGTCGTCTGTAGCCCGCGAGCGCCCGGCCTGCCAGTGTGCAGATCGGGGTCAGCAGACCTGGTGTGATTCCAGGGCCGACGGTCATAGTCCGGATGAAAGAGAACGGGATGTCCGGTGTCGCGCACCTGCTGCTGCTGTGGCAGTGCGCGCACGGCCGTGCATTCCCACGCCCTGTTTATTCATCGAACAGGAGTCCTGAACCATGTCGCAAACGCATCTGTCTGCCGTTCCTTCCCACCACGCGCAACGTATCGCCTTCGTCCAGGCCAGCTGGCACAAGGATATCGTCGACCAGTGCCGTATCGGTTTCACCGAAGAAATGGCCAAGCTGGGCTGGCCCGCGTCCAGCATCGATTTCTTCGAGCTGCCGGGCGCCTTCGAAATCCCCCTGCACGCCAAGGTGCTGGCCAAGACCGGCAAGTATGCCGGCGTCGTCGCCAGCGGCCTGGTGGTCGATGGCGGCATCTATCGCCATGACTTCGTGGCGCAATCGGTCATCTCGGCGCTCATGCAAGTGCAGCTGGAGACCGAAGTGCCGGTCTTCTCGGCCGTGCTGACGCCGCATCACTTCCATGCCCATAGCGAACATCACGACTACTTCCACGCGCATTTCCTGGTCAAGGGACGTGAGGCGGCACAGGCTTGCGCCAGCACCGTGGCCAAGCTGGCGGAGGTGCGCGCAGCTCGCAGCCTGAACGCGGCCTGAAGCAGGAGTGAGGCGGGCCGGGGCGAGGCTGGTGCCGACGGGTAATTTTCTTCACATTTTGATTAACATTGGTGAAGCATTTGCTTACAACCCTTACGGCTTTTGCCTAGAGTTGTCAGCTTGCTGGGCATATAGTCACGCTACGCATTGCAGAAATACGTCAGAACAACGAGGAGCTATCGTGAACAAGTCCATTCCCATGATTGCCGGCATGACCGTCTTCGCCGCCTGCGCCGGCCTGTGGGCAGCACCGGCCATGGCCGGGCATGTCTCCATCGGTGTGAACATCGGCGTGCCGGGTGCTTACGTGGCGCCCCCGCCCGTCTATGTGCAACCGGCCCCGATCTATGCGCCGCCGCCTCCGCCGCCGGTGTATGTGCGTCCGGCTCCGGTCTACTACGTCAATCCGGCCCCGGTGTACGTGGAGCGTGATTACTATTATCGCGGCCACCACCGCCACTGGCATCGTCCGCCGCCACCGCCGCCAGGCTATTACTGGGGACGTTGAACCGGTTGATGTTGTCTTGTCGGGATGAAAAAAATGGCGGCTGCGGCCGCCATTGTTGTATCTCAGTTCAGAGCTCTGAGGTCTATATGTCAGAGTTCTGACTTCTGAACTCTGCCTCTCCGCTTATTTCTTGGCCGGTGCCGTGTCATCATCGACATCGACCAGCAGGTAGCGCTCGGCGGCGCCGAAGAAGCGGTCATAGAAATCGGGCGAGCGTATGGTTTCGCTGGAGACGCGCACCATCGAATCATCGCTGGCGGCAAAGGGCATCGAGACCGAGCCCAGCACGCTCACGCCCAGGCTGGCCGAGCTGTTGCTCTTCTTGATGCCGTAGCCATCCTGGGTGGCACTGGCGAACATGGTCGAGCTCTTGCCATTGCCGTTGGAGGCGCAGACTACGTGGAAGGCGATTTCCATGTGCTTGTCGCTGGCCGGCTGGAAGCTCTTGTTGCCATCCAGGGTATTGTCGGTCGATTTGCTGATGACATAGCCCTGGCCCAGCAAGGCGCGCCGCGCCGCTTCGCAGACCGCTTTTTCGCTGCCGGGGAAGCTACGTGAGAAGGCGCTGGTATCGCTGAATTCTTCCTGGTGATAGAAAGCGGGTTTGCCGGTGGAGCAGGCGGACAGGCCCAGACAAACAGCGGCGGCGAGGTAGAACGGAACAGAAAAACGCGAGCGCGACATGCGGCGGATCTCCAGCGACAGAAAACGGTGGCGTGAATTGTAAAGGATTCACCCGCATCAGGGTTTGCACAGTTGGTAAAGATCGGTAACAGAAGCCTTACCATCTGCCAAGAGCGGAAGTGAAGAAGCTTGCAAGTCAGTCGAGGGAAGATAAAATCACTTGTGGAATTGCTTGACTGAAAGTATTGTTAGGCGCTTCTAGGGAGTGGTCTTCCATCGGGACGATCATGAATCTGCGCAGCAAGCTGAGCAAATTCGCATACGGCCTCGTTAACGATAATGGACAAAAATCAGAAAGCGGAATTGGAGCGTATCCAGAAGGAACTGGTTGACGCGCACAACCGGGCTGCGTGGCAGATGGCCGCGACGATCATCAAGGCTTCGCTGGTCAAGAACGGCATGGATCAGCCGCCCACTGCAGCCGAACTGGCTGATCTCAATGCCACCATCACCAATCTGCGTAGTGTGGCCGAGGATGCGCTGGAGTTGCTCAAGCGTTGAGTCTGGTCTTGCCTTTGTCTTTGTAGCACCGGGCGAGTGACCTGGTGACTGCTCACTCCCCCCGTTTCGAGTCCCACCTATTTGCTATCGACGGCTCCCGGCCTGCATTTCGTGCTCGGCCGCCAGGGCCAGGAAGGCCGAGCGCGACATGCGTCGTGCCTGTGCCACGGCATCGATGCGCGTCACCAGGCCCTGCGGCAGACTGACGTTGAGCCGTACCGCCTTGGCGTTGACGCGCGACAGATCGATTTCCACCAGCATCCAATAACCACCCTGGAAGTGTTCATCGTCGGCCCAGTCTTCAGGGGCGCTCGGGCTAGGGATGGGCTCGGCCTCCCCGTGAAAATGCGCCTCCACTGCTTCCTGCGCGGCTGCGGGCAGGAGTTGCAGTTCGTCCGCTCCGGCAAAGCAGCCGGGGAAATCGGGGAAGGTGGCGCCATAGGCACTGTGGGCGTCCTTGTGGACGTAGATGGCATAGAGCATGACTTATTTGGTACTACGTCAGTGCGCTTTATGCGAAATAGCTTGGTAGTGTTTGTAAAAATGCTACTTAAAGTCTGTGGTGAAAAGTAAAGCACGGCATTTCAATCCCCGGGGTTATATCACTCAAGGAACACTAGTGGAAGAACTGCTGGAGCATTTCAAAAGGGCTAAGAAAAAATATGATGCATATCAGGATCCGCGCGATGACATAAAGGCGATTGTCCTTGCATGTATTCGACATATGAGAACCGCTAGGAAGATGGAGTGGGGCGGTCCATTGGGCAAGAGATACACGATATTTTACGTCGGGAGGAATAAGTCTCGTCCATTTCTAACCAATCAAATAATCACTGAAGATGAGTTTTCATCCCTTTGGGATCAACTACTTCAATCTGCGAACCGAGAAGAGAAGTGCTTCACTCTGCCAGAGGAGCAGGTAACTAAAACGGTTTACAACGCCGTTGTGTCATTTTGCGTCTGTATCGATATTTGGAAACCAAAAAGTCGGAAAACACCGGGCACTTATTTTGAAGTAGTACTTGGAACACTGATTGGACTAATACTGCCCGACGCTACACGGCGAACAAAACACATTCCGCTCCCAACGGAAGTAGCTCAATCCGTTGCAGCGGTAAGCGATATCGCGCAGAGCCTGGAGGTGACAGAAGAAGAACTATCTTTGGATAATGAAATTGATGCTGTGCTTAGTGACGAAGGAGTAGGTGCGGAGGAAGAGGCGGAAGAGGGAAAACGGTCCGACATATCGCAAGTGGCGACAGATATTGTTTTTGATTTCGATGGAAAAGGGATCGTTATTCCAGCAAAAATCACTACCAGGGAGCGTATTGTCCAGCCTTTCGCACATCAACGAATATTAGATAGTGTGTTTGGCGCAGGGAGATATATCTCTTTGCTAATGTGCGTAAGCGAAACGCAAAGATCGGATAAGGATCGCAGAGTAAACGAAATATGTGTGCCAGGAACTATTGCACTTTTCCAAAGGCATTTAGCAAGAATCGGCGGTATCTATTACCTAGATCCGCCGGAGCGCTACATGACCCTTGGTAGGCGTGAGGTCGTTCCAGTCCAATCCCTTGGGGCGTTATTAACCTCTGGCTTGGCGGCGATCGTTACTCAACTAAATCGAGCTCCGTCTGTCTAGCCGTTGTGTGTATCTTCATATCAGGGCTTAGGTAACCGTCCGAGATGAGTAAAGCACGCAAAACCTCAATTCCAACCGCTTCTGCGAGAGGCGGTGGAACTACATTTCCAATTTGAGAGCGGACGTCTCCACGGTTTCCTTCAAAAACAAAGGAGTCGGGAAAACCCTGCATTCTTGCAGCTTCTCGCGGCGTAATTGGCCTATCTTGAGTCGGATGCCCATATCTGCCTCTGGTGAAGCTGTCGAAGCCACCCGTGATTGTTGGGCACTGACCGTCAAAACGTAGGCGACCATATACATCGGGCCAGCCACCAGAAGAAGGATCTACGCCTTGATGGCAAGGTAGTCTTAAATGCTCAGGGATATTGCGCCACCCCCCTCCTTGAGGAACGTGGCTGAAGCGCTCAATGTTGATTGCAGTTACTTTTGCTCGTTGATGATTTGCAAAAAGTGGGTGTACAGAATAGTCAAGTGGCGGCTCAGGTAAGTCGCTGAGGACTTCTCCAACGGTGCGCCACTTTGCTACTGTTCGAAGCGGTATTGAAAAGTCTCCCTCTTGATCTCGGCGTTCGCCTACTACGATGAATCGTTCTCGGGTTTGCGGCAACCCATAGTCAGCAGCATTGTAAAAATGGGGAACCAAATGATAGTTCGACAGGCGTTCCTGCATCTCAGCTAAATAGCGTTTGCCTCGAAGTTGACCAAATATGGCTACGTTCTCAAACAACAAAAACCTTGGTTTAATTTCTTCAACGAGGCGAATGTAATCCAGAACGAGGTCGTTCCGTTCATCGCCTAAATGTCCACCTCTGCGCTGTTTTGAAAATCCTTGGCAAGGTGGCCCACCAGCGAACAACGCGAGTTCACCGGGCTTTACTCCGGCAAGGTGCATTAGCTCTTTGCCTGTGACTTTTCTCGCATCCCCAACAAAACAATGGCCGGGGAGGTTTCTGTTGTGGGTGGCTACTGATGGAGCATCAACATCAAATGAGACTGCGACATCGAAACCTGCCCAGCTCAGCCCTAGACTCATTCCTCCTGGACCGCAAAAGGATTCAATAGCTTTGTAGCCAATGTTTTTCGCTGTTTCGGCAATCGTGTCGCGTGAATTATCCAGATATCCACATGACTGCATTCCCAAGCCGTCAAATCGTTTCAAAGATTACTCCCTATCTTTCCTATTACAGTTTTGCTTCTGCTAACAAGTACGACGCGCTGACGTGCAATGCTTTTGCAATTGCAACGATATTTCTCAGCGAAATATTTCTTTCACCTCGCTCAACTGATCCGATATAGGTTCTATGAAGGTCGGACTCAAACGCTAGTTGTTCTTGTGACATAGATCTTGCCGCCCGTTCTCGGCGGATAATTTCGCCTAAGGCTGATTCAGGATTTGAAAGGCTATTCATGCCCGGCAACTTATCCCGCAAGATGACTTTATATCGACAGACTATAAGTAGCAATCGCGTAGAGCAAACATAGTTGCCTTTCTCGACTTTTGGGTAACCTTACTTGGTAGTTTCCAGTGAGTGATAAGAAATGATACTGTAATTTTATCCAGTATAAAGGTGCGGATGTAATGGACTTATCCAAACCAAGCGGCTGGGCACATCAAGTAAAACCTGATCACTAGGCGATGTCCTAGTGGACATGTCGTAGACATATGCAGACGGGCACGTACCAAAAGTAGTCACAGTTTGATATCCCGCGGCTCTGTTATGCCCTTTGATTTTTGGGGGAGCATGGCATTTAGCGGCAGTACTACGGATCCGGTACTGCAGCCTGCCGGGGGCTTGGGGCGCATTCCAGCTGCAACCGGTGCGCCACCAAATAAGTGCAGAAGGTTAGGGTGTCCACTAAGCCACTGTTTTGCTGTCGCTGTGGTGCCTGAGGCCGGGGTCGAACCGGCACGCCCCCTTCCGGGTAAGCGGCGGATTTTAAGTCCGCTGTGTCTACCAATTTCACCACTCAGGCATGAGGGATGCCGGCGATGCCCGCCGGAAAAGGCAGGCATTATAGCAGCCACTGATGCGTCGTCAGTCGTTTTTTCCTGAGGAAAACATCGGATTTCTCTTGCCCGCCTTTTGCCTGCCCGCTCCAGCGGGTTTTCGCTCTTGTCAGAGCGCCATTTCCGGCCGACAAGCTCTCTTGAGATAGTAGAATGACGACTTCTTTCATCTGGAAAGCCGTGACCATGACTGAAGCCGTAGTCAAGACAGTGCAGTGCATCTCGCCCGCCGGGCTGCATACCATGGCCTACAAGGAGTGGGGCGATGCCCGCAATCCCAATGTGCTGGTGTGCGTGCATGGCGTCACGCGGGTCTCCGACGATTTCGACCGCATGGCGCGCGAGCTGTGCGATACCTATCGGGTGATCTGCCCGGACGTGGTCGGGCGCGGGCGCTCCGGGCGTCTGGCCAATCCGCAGTTCTACACCGTGCCGCAATACGTGGCCGATATGGTAACCCTGCTGGCGCGCGCCGATGCCGAGATCGTCGACTGGTTCGGTACCTCCATGGGCGGTCTGATCGGCATGGGGCTGGCCTCGCTGCCGGGCAATCCGATCCGGCGCCTGGTGTTGAACGATATCGGCCCTTCCATCAACGGTGCCGCGCTGGCGCGCATCGGTGAGTACATCGGCCAGGACGTGCGCTTCGATACCTTCGAGGAAGCGGCGCAGTACATTCGCACCATTTCCGCCAGCTTCGGTCATCACAGCGATGAGGAATGGCACAAGCTGGCCAAGGACGTGCTGCGCCAGAATGAAGAAGGCAAGTGGGTGCGCCATTACGACCTGGGCCTGGCCGTGCCGTTCAAGCTGACCACGCCGGAAGCGGCCAGTGCGGCCGAGCAGATGCTGTGGGCGGCCTACGATGCCATCCGCTGCCCGACGCTGCTGGTGCGCGGCGCCCAGTCCGACCTGCTGCTGCCGGAAGTGGCACAGGAAATGACCCGCCGCGGGCCCAAGGCCAAGCTGGTGGAGCTGCCTGACGTGGGTCATGCGCCCACTTTCATGCACGCGCCGCAGATCGAGGTGGCGCGCCAGTTCCTGTTGGGTTGAGCATTGCCTGTGCCCTGAATTCGAAGATTTTTGTCATCACCGGCGGGTTGTGTCGCCGGGTTTTACCTCGAAGGAAATGTCATGTCCGTACAACGTTTGCACGTCGGCAAGCGCCTCTCCGAAGTCGCTATCCATAACGGTACCGTCTACCTGGCCGGCCAGATCGCCGAAGACGCCACCCAGAATATCGAAGGCCAGACCCGCGAAGTGCTGGGTCATATCGACCGCTTGCTGGCCGAGGCCGGCAGCGACAAGACCAAGATCCTGTCGTGCCAGATCTTCCTGTCCGATGTGAAGGATTTTGCTGGCATGAATGCCGTCTGGGATGAGTGGGTGGCGCCCGGCAACGCGCCGCCGCGCGCCACCGTCGAAGCCAAGCTGGCCCGTCCTGAACTGCTGGTGGAAATCATCATCGTCGCGGCCCAGAAGTAAGTATTTATGGTTTCGGTAGCAAGTACCCAGGGCGAAGGCTTGGCGGCCATCACTGCCGGTCTCGGCCCTGACGATGCAGCACGGGTCGAGCAGGCACTGGCCGAACTCGAACCGCTGTATGCCGACAGGCAGATCCTGTCCGGGCAGAATGCGCTGCAATTCGCGGTCTCGGTGGCCACCGTTCTGACTGCCCTGAACGTGGATGCCGACACTCGCATCGCCGGGCTGGCCTTCGAGGTCCAAATGCTCTATCCCGAGCTGGACGAAAAGCTCGAAGAGCGCTTCGGCAAGGAGATCGCCGATCTGGTGGGCAATGTGCGCCAGTTGATGCGCTTTCACAGCCTCAGTTTCCAGCCGCAGAACCAGGAAGTGCTGCGCGGCAAGAACGCCGCCCAGCAGGCCGCCGCCCAGGTGGAAACCCTGCGCAAGATGCTGCTGGCCATGGCCACCGACATGCGCGCGGTGCTGGTGCGCCTGGCCTCGCGCGTGGCCACGCTGCGCTACTTCGCCGAGACCAAGCAGGAGAACGAGGCCAGCGCGCAATATGCGCGCCAGACCTTCGAGCTCTATGCACCACTGGCCAACCGGCTGGGGATCTGGCAACTGAAATGGGAGCTGGAAGATCTGTCGTTCCGCTTCCTGGAGCCGGTGACCTACAAGCGCATCGCCAAGATGCTGGAAGAAAAGCGCCTGGAACGCGAAGCCTTCGTGGCCAATGCGATTGCACGCCTGCGCGCCGAGATGGCGGCCCAGGAGATCCGCGCCGAGGTCAGCGGGCGACCCAAGCATATCTACAGCATCTGGAACAAGATGCGCGGCAAGTCCATCGATTTTTCCGAGCTCTATGATGTGCGCGCCTTCCGTGTCATCGTCGATGATGTGAAGACCTGTTACGCGGTGCTGGGCATCGTGCACAACATCTGGACGCCGATTCCAGAAGAGTTCGACGACTATATCTCGCGCCCCAAGCAGAACGGCTATCAGTCGCTGCACACGGTGGTGATGGCCGAGGATGGCCGGGCGCTGGAAGTGCAGATCCGTACGCACGAGATGCATCACTTCGCCGAATACGGCGTGGCGGCGCACTGGCGCTACAAGGAGAGCGGCGGCTCG is a window from the Herbaspirillum rubrisubalbicans genome containing:
- the htpX gene encoding protease HtpX — its product is MKRIVLFLVTNLAVMLVLSFTASLLGVNRYLTANGLNLGMLLVFCGLMGFGGSFISLFMSKTIAKWSTGARVIEQPQNSTELWLLQTVQTLAARAQLPMPEVAVYDGEPNAFATGASKNNSLVAVSTGLLQSMTKDEVEAVLAHEVAHIANGDMVTLTLIQGVVNTFVMFFARIVGYFVDSFLRRNNEENSGPGIAYMATVFVCEIVFGILASIIVMYFSRQREYRADAGAASLMGSRTPMINALRRLGGLQADGLPQNLQASGISGRQSWLGLFSSHPPLESRIAALQSAR
- the ybaL gene encoding YbaL family putative K(+) efflux transporter, producing MPHHTPLIATIVAGLVLAFIFGTLAHRLKMPPLIGYLVAGIAIGPFTPGFVGDADLAQELAEIGVILLMFGVGLHFSLKDLLSVKNIAIPGAVAQIAIATLLGMGLGWMLGWPFGEGFLFGLALSVASTVVLLKALQERRLVETQRGRIAVGWLIVEDIAMVLALVLIPALSGILGGKGEALSGSAVLLTLGLTLGKVVAFVAVMLIVGRRVIPWILERIADTGSRELFRLAVLAIALGFALGSAYVFGVSFALGAFFAGMILSESELSHRAAEESLPLRDAFSVLFFVSVGMLFDPSIVLREPLLVLATVLIIVVGKSLAAWLIVRAFGHPNSTALTISASLAQIGEFSFILATLGLSLDLLSPMARDLILGGAILSILLNPLLFSLLDRYEARQPKPADVSDVPPTVALQDHVVLVGYGRVGRGIGEQLRAQGKPFVVIEAQRENLDALRQDGVPALYGNAAQSELLKAAAVERARWLLVAIPEVFEAGQVIENALELNAGLKVVARAHSDAEIEHLEKHGAQRVIMGEREIARGMLEMVEQAN
- a CDS encoding 6,7-dimethyl-8-ribityllumazine synthase — encoded protein: MSQTHLSAVPSHHAQRIAFVQASWHKDIVDQCRIGFTEEMAKLGWPASSIDFFELPGAFEIPLHAKVLAKTGKYAGVVASGLVVDGGIYRHDFVAQSVISALMQVQLETEVPVFSAVLTPHHFHAHSEHHDYFHAHFLVKGREAAQACASTVAKLAEVRAARSLNAA
- a CDS encoding DUF2242 domain-containing protein — translated: MSRSRFSVPFYLAAAVCLGLSACSTGKPAFYHQEEFSDTSAFSRSFPGSEKAVCEAARRALLGQGYVISKSTDNTLDGNKSFQPASDKHMEIAFHVVCASNGNGKSSTMFASATQDGYGIKKSNSSASLGVSVLGSVSMPFAASDDSMVRVSSETIRSPDFYDRFFGAAERYLLVDVDDDTAPAKK
- a CDS encoding type II toxin-antitoxin system HicB family antitoxin, with the translated sequence MLYAIYVHKDAHSAYGATFPDFPGCFAGADELQLLPAAAQEAVEAHFHGEAEPIPSPSAPEDWADDEHFQGGYWMLVEIDLSRVNAKAVRLNVSLPQGLVTRIDAVAQARRMSRSAFLALAAEHEMQAGSRR
- a CDS encoding DNA cytosine methyltransferase; its protein translation is MKRFDGLGMQSCGYLDNSRDTIAETAKNIGYKAIESFCGPGGMSLGLSWAGFDVAVSFDVDAPSVATHNRNLPGHCFVGDARKVTGKELMHLAGVKPGELALFAGGPPCQGFSKQRRGGHLGDERNDLVLDYIRLVEEIKPRFLLFENVAIFGQLRGKRYLAEMQERLSNYHLVPHFYNAADYGLPQTRERFIVVGERRDQEGDFSIPLRTVAKWRTVGEVLSDLPEPPLDYSVHPLFANHQRAKVTAINIERFSHVPQGGGWRNIPEHLRLPCHQGVDPSSGGWPDVYGRLRFDGQCPTITGGFDSFTRGRYGHPTQDRPITPREAARMQGFPDSFVFEGNRGDVRSQIGNVVPPPLAEAVGIEVLRALLISDGYLSPDMKIHTTARQTELDLVE
- a CDS encoding helix-turn-helix domain-containing protein — translated: MNSLSNPESALGEIIRRERAARSMSQEQLAFESDLHRTYIGSVERGERNISLRNIVAIAKALHVSASYLLAEAKL
- a CDS encoding alpha/beta fold hydrolase, translating into MTEAVVKTVQCISPAGLHTMAYKEWGDARNPNVLVCVHGVTRVSDDFDRMARELCDTYRVICPDVVGRGRSGRLANPQFYTVPQYVADMVTLLARADAEIVDWFGTSMGGLIGMGLASLPGNPIRRLVLNDIGPSINGAALARIGEYIGQDVRFDTFEEAAQYIRTISASFGHHSDEEWHKLAKDVLRQNEEGKWVRHYDLGLAVPFKLTTPEAASAAEQMLWAAYDAIRCPTLLVRGAQSDLLLPEVAQEMTRRGPKAKLVELPDVGHAPTFMHAPQIEVARQFLLG
- a CDS encoding RidA family protein translates to MSVQRLHVGKRLSEVAIHNGTVYLAGQIAEDATQNIEGQTREVLGHIDRLLAEAGSDKTKILSCQIFLSDVKDFAGMNAVWDEWVAPGNAPPRATVEAKLARPELLVEIIIVAAQK